Below is a window of Anaerobacillus alkaliphilus DNA.
TCGATAAGTTTATAAAAATAGGCAGGGCCACTACCAGCAACACCTGTAAAAACATCCATTTGTTCTTCTTCAATAACAAACACTTGACCAATAGCTGTTAGTAAGTCTTTTGCCATTAGCATCTGAGGCATCGAGGTATACTTCCCTCCAGCGATAGCAGTAGCAGATTCGCCAATCATACTTGAGGTGTTTGGCATGACACGTATAACTGGTATAGCTGCCATTAGTTCTTCTTCTATAAAGGAAGAGGTTATACCAGCTAAAACGGACATAATAACATGTTTTTCTGTTATTACCCCTCGTAATTTATTCGTAATAGTTGTTATATCCTTTGGCTTAATAGCCAATATAACAATTGTTGCTTCTTTTATTGCAAATTCAAGGTTATTTGTTTCGTTAATTCCGTATGTTTCCTTCAATTCGCTTCTACGTTCAACATTTGTTTTATTTGTCACGATAATTTGCTGTGGAGCTACAATTTCATTTTTTAGTAGGCCTGCAATCATTGCCTCAGCCATTGATCCTGCCCCTATAAAAGTGATCGTTTCATTTGTAAACATCAAATTGCCTCCTATCTTTTTCCATGCCTTTTTATGCTAACATGGCACTCAATCATATACAACCGGTCGAAGGAAAGTCATATGTATCTGCTCGAGATAGTGAATGAAAGCGTAACCATATCTAGCTAAACAGAAAAAAAGAGCTGATATGTCCAGATATCAACTCTTACAACTGTATATGCTATTTTATTTCTCGCAAGACTTCTTGTACTACTTCTAAATTCTTATTCCATTTTAAGGCGCGATATTTAGCATCATGATAAAAAATATACCAAGCCTCTC
It encodes the following:
- the proC gene encoding pyrroline-5-carboxylate reductase, with translation MFTNETITFIGAGSMAEAMIAGLLKNEIVAPQQIIVTNKTNVERRSELKETYGINETNNLEFAIKEATIVILAIKPKDITTITNKLRGVITEKHVIMSVLAGITSSFIEEELMAAIPVIRVMPNTSSMIGESATAIAGGKYTSMPQMLMAKDLLTAIGQVFVIEEEQMDVFTGVAGSGPAYFYKLIEHLQKAACDGGLKPPLAKEIAVQTIVGAAKMLEETSTEPATLRKNITSPNGTTEAGLKALEAAGGCTAIEAAVKGAASRSKELRTEYEAVISK